One genomic window of Desulfatiglans sp. includes the following:
- a CDS encoding GIY-YIG nuclease family protein, giving the protein MKKEKRGKAPANFDFIPEMYPALPGCYLMKDKKGSVIYVGKAKDLRRRLSYYFRSTRQNVKTRRLVPKIYNIEIIIVNNETESLILENNLIKLYKPGYNSMLKQDDVGYPFIVLTGEGLPRLLPYRKNWSNRQWADTEGKEEGRRFGPYLNKEYRDAVMDLAIETFGLRICRHLPKKSCFRYRLKKCSGICEGIISPDTYMDNVRQAIELLEYRYSEIIVMLKREMETCAGALDFEGAAKLRDRIMLIENLLEKQIVERDEKHDQDILYFGDTHVMVLELKKGVLLKAGFFSFHNETDFLLTRYTDHSPEEIIVNRQINAGDLEKQPFSKNKTPVRITIPETEIESELLLLCRKNYEYHKDRAQGSGSLLRR; this is encoded by the coding sequence GTGAAAAAAGAGAAGAGAGGCAAGGCCCCTGCAAATTTTGATTTCATACCGGAGATGTATCCTGCTCTGCCAGGGTGTTATCTTATGAAGGATAAAAAGGGCAGCGTAATATATGTGGGAAAGGCAAAGGATCTGCGCAGGAGACTCTCCTATTATTTCCGCAGCACAAGGCAGAATGTGAAGACCAGAAGGCTCGTCCCAAAAATATATAATATTGAGATCATAATCGTAAACAATGAGACAGAGAGCCTTATACTGGAAAACAATCTCATAAAGCTCTATAAACCCGGGTATAACAGCATGCTTAAGCAGGATGATGTTGGTTACCCCTTTATCGTGCTAACAGGTGAAGGGCTTCCGCGTTTGTTGCCATACAGGAAAAACTGGTCAAACAGGCAGTGGGCCGATACTGAGGGAAAGGAAGAGGGAAGAAGGTTCGGCCCATACCTTAACAAGGAATACCGGGATGCAGTTATGGATCTTGCAATAGAGACCTTCGGGCTCCGCATATGCAGGCATCTACCCAAAAAGAGCTGCTTCAGATACAGGCTAAAAAAATGCAGCGGTATATGCGAAGGTATTATTTCTCCTGATACCTACATGGATAATGTCAGGCAGGCAATTGAACTGCTTGAATACAGATATTCGGAGATTATTGTCATGCTGAAGCGGGAGATGGAAACCTGCGCTGGGGCGCTTGATTTTGAGGGAGCAGCAAAACTCAGGGACAGGATTATGTTAATAGAGAATCTCCTTGAGAAACAGATTGTTGAAAGGGATGAAAAACATGATCAGGATATCCTTTATTTTGGCGACACCCATGTGATGGTATTGGAGCTAAAAAAGGGCGTACTCCTTAAAGCAGGGTTTTTCAGCTTTCATAATGAGACAGATTTTTTACTCACCCGCTACACGGATCACTCCCCTGAAGAGATTATTGTGAACAGGCAAATAAATGCAGGTGATTTGGAAAAACAGCCCTTTTCAAAAAATAAAACCCCTGTTAGAATCACTATCCCTGAAACAGAGATCGAATCCGAACTTCTTTTATTATGCAGAAAGAACTATGAATATCATAAAGACAGGGCGCAGGGCTCAGGGAGCCTCCTCCGTCGCTAA